TTAGAAATACAAAGGGCTAGAGCTAGGACTCGACATGTTTCAAGCTTAATATTAACTCGAGTTCGACACACGCTTATCATTATAGTAGCTCGAGCTCGAGTTCGACTAACCTTCTTACTAACCTTCTTTTGCCACTACATGAATTGTTTTTTAAAAATAGCTTTTAAGGCTATTATTAGAAAAACCCTATTATCAACagagtattattgttattgttattattattattattatattattattattattattattattaaggcaaAATGCTCAGAAAGATAACATAAAAACCACTTTTTCTCAATAAAGGgtatttcagttttttttttttttttaccatagaAAAGTCTGATTTCAATTTAGTGCTTAGAAAGATGTGTGATTTAAAAATGGtgcaaattggggtataaattgacaTGTGGCAATTTTATTTAATCTTTTTGCTGATTTGTATATTACATGTGTTAAAGTTTCATAATCACGTCATTAATTTTAGTTTAGCTTATTAcaaaaaataataaattaattaaataatttttCGTAACTTAAACTACCGATCTAGATCTATGTTTACATCATGATAGACCATCATCTTAAATCATAAATCATTTTCATCTTAAATTATCTTCATCTTAGATCATCATCATTTTAGCTCATCATCTCATCTTCATTGTTTATTTAAGATGAAAAGTCCAACAATGACTCGTGAACAAGTCCGTCATCTTCAACGTCTTATTCATCATCGTCATCTTcatcttccatcatcatcatcttcatcatccaaaCATATCGCCAACAATAGTTCAGAAATCGATTTGAAGATCGATTCGGTGGTTTCAGATCTAAATGTTTGAAGACCAATTTGAGGACCGATTTAGTGGTTTCATATCCAAATCTTCATGTATATGTGTATGTTTATGTTTACTTGTATTCAGATCCAGTACATCAATTTAATTGTTTATATGTTGTGAaatatggacatcctgtacatcaatGGTAGGTTTCAATATTAGATTTGTTTCAATCGCAAATTTGTTTGTACGATTCAAATCTATATTTTTTGGCATGTTGCTAGACGATGATATTAGTGTAAATGATTCGTTTTTATGTGAATGATATTAGATGTTTCATATTTGTATTTTTCAACATGGTTGTTAGATGATGATATTAGATCTGAATGATAAAAGGATGATGATTGATGAAGATCtgaatttattttttaattttttttaataagttaaaattaAATGAAATAGAATTAATGACGTGGCAATAGTCTTGACATTTCAATATACAACTCATCAAAACAACTAAATGGAATTGACACAtgtcaatttataccccaatttgaaACATTTTCAAATTAGACACTTTTCTAAGCATTAAATTGAAATCAGAGTCCTTTGTGAGCAAATAAAAAATTGAGATACCCTTTATTAGGAAAATGTGACTTTTATGTTACCTTTGTGGGCAAtttgccattattattattattattattattattattattattattattattactattattattattattattatgtataatgtataataaataaattataaatcataaaaataataacaaaaataaatatatgtgAAAAGTCTATCAATATTAAACTAAATCAAAGTACCACCTCAGCTAGTTTGATCCTGACAAACTATATACAAGTCAATCATTGACCGTGTACCAAAACTCTTCCTAACGTGGTTGATTGTTGAGGTCATCTATGTTTGTTAAATACTGTAATGAAGTTCTATCATAATccgtttattatatattttttatttcatTTAATGCTTAATTTATTATTCTTTGCTAGTTTTCTTATccatgtttttatttataaatcaatTATTTTCAAAAAGAGTATAAAAAACCATCTAGTAACATCCATGTAACACCAAGTTTTCAGTTATACAATAATGGAGTTAAGGCAACCAAAAACTTGCTCATTAGTTCTTGCTTTCCTCCTTTATAGTCTTCTTATACTAATTCCTACAACCTACACCTCTGTCTCGGCTACCTATAGCGGAAATGAAACCGATCGTCTAGCTTTGTTGTCCTTCAAGTCAATGATCACCCACGATCCATACGGCGTTCTAAGCTCATGGAACGCCTCATCAGATTTCTGTGACTGGATTGGTATTACATGTGGAAAGCGACATAGAAGATTGACCATTATACAACTGGTTTCACAAGGACTAGAAGGCTCCTTGTCACCTCATGTAGGAAACTTAAGTTTCCTTCATGAGTTAGAATTATTGAACAACAGTTTTCAAGGAATCATCCCTCACGAACTCGGTCATCTAACAAGGTTACGTTACCTCAGCCTTGTACACAACAATTTCAATGGAGTGATTCCAACTAACTTGTCTCGTTGCTCTAACCTTTTTTACCTTAATCTTGGTGATAACCACCTAATTGGAAACATACCAAAAGAGATAAGTTTACTCTCAAAACTTAAATATCTTTATATGTATTCTACCAACTTAACAGGCGGAATCCCGTCTTTCTTGGGGAATCTTACGTCAATGGAATTGTTCTCTGTAACCAAAACTCCGCTCGGTGGGAACATTCCAGACACCTTTGGTAGTTGGAAAAGGTTAGTTGGCTTTTTTGCCGGCGGGTGTCAATTAGTTGGAACCATCCCTCGGTCCATTTACAACCTCTCGCTACTAACTAATTTATCGTTATCTGGAAATCAGCTCACCGGTAATCTTCCTCTAGAAATAGGTACAAGGCTTCCTAATCTTAAATTTCTTCAATTAAGGAATAACCAACTCAGTGGCATTCTTCCACCTTCCATATCTAATTGCTCTAATTTACAAATTCTTGAAATGAGTGACAACAAATTCAATGGGAAGTTGATAATTGACTTTGCGAAACTAAGCGATCTCAAAACAATACTTATAGGTTGTTAGAAATAAAAAGACAGCAATATTAACTTTTACAAAAAGGGAAACATACCTTTATTTTTTCCATGATATTGTCATATAGCCGTTAGGCTATTCTCTGTATAAGTTCAGCTTTCATCTTCCAAATGTAAAAAAACTCAATTAAGTGAAAATATTCAATACTCaagcaaaatacaattacaattctTATTTTAACATGGCATCAGAGCTTGTGTTGATGATCTAAATCATTCAATCACAGCAATTTAAATCATTTGCCTATTTTTTTTCGTTTGAGTGGTTATCATGGCAGAACATGACAGCCAAACTCAACTCATTACAGAATTAACTAGCCAATTGGCTAGAATTCTCCAAACCAACAATGAAAATCAATCACAAAGGCATCCTGATTCTTTAAAAATCAGTGTTACCCTTAACAACTCAAATTATTCATTATGGTCTCGTATGATCAAGGTTGCCATCGGAGGTAAATCCGAGGCCCTCCTCAATCATTTAACCGAAGATCCACCATCAACCAACAACCAGAAGTGGAACCAGGAAGACTTGGTGGTATTTTCATGGATCATTCAAAATATAGAGCCACAAATTGCAAGCAATCTGACCCAGTTCCCTACAGCAAAAACCTTATGGAATGCCCTCATTACAACCTACAGTTCTGGTAAAGACAAACTCCAAACCTTTGATTTACATGTTAAAGCTAATAATATCAGGCAAGATGGTAAATCAACCGAAGAACTGTGGTTGAAATTGCAAGGAATCTGGGGTGAAATCGACACAAGGGATCCAAATCCCATGGAACATCCGAATGATATTGTCAAATATAACAACATCAGGTCAGAACAAAAACTTTTCCAGTTTTTAAATTCTTTAGATCATAAACATGACAATATCAAACGTGAGTTATTAAGAACCGATCCATTACCCACTGTCGAAGGAGCTTATGCTGCAATTCGAAAAGAAAATGCACAccaatttatatttaataataaaacgGATGCCTTTACCCAATCTGGCATAGCCACTGGTCTGGTAGCACCGGCATCAAAATCCAATGATTTCGACGGCCATGGTTTGCTATCAAGAAATCAACAGCGCCGGTCAGACTCCACGTCATCATCCCGAGATAAAGACAACCTTGAATGTACAAAGTGTGGTATGAAACGACATACCAGAGAACAATGCTTCAAGGTTATTGGATACCCCGATTGGTGGGCTGATAAACACAGAAAGGGAAAAGCCTCGATGGTAACGACGGCCACAACCAAGGGAAAACAGGAGGATAACGAAACCTGCACCACCACTCAAGGTGGTTTCGGTTTATTCACAGCCgagccaccatcatcatcatcatcatccggtGAAGGTAACAGGGGATTGGGATTAGGGATTAAATCCCCAAAAATCATACCCGACAAATTGAATAAAGTGGGTGGGGATAAATATGTCGATGAGTATGATGGGTTAGGAGTGTCGGTCACCAACTCAACACCCACCACCGAATTTAATTCCCCAAATTGTTTTATTGACACAAATAGTCCCTGTAATAATATAGTTGGTAATAAACAAATAAAACCTTTTTTCAATAAAACtaaagattttaaaattaaaaataacgTTTCGTCAATTAATATTGTTTCAAATAAAACAAAAAGTAATGAGTGGATTATCGATTGTGGTGCCACCGATACTatgacttttaataaaaatgatattattataaatacgaAACCAAACAAAACCAAAATTAAAACCGCTAATGGCGGTATTATACAAGTCAAGGGCGGGGGAACAGTTGAAATctcaccaaatttaaaattaaaaaactgCCTTTATGTTCCCGATCTCTCCCATAAATTACTGTCTGTTAGTCACGTGACAAAAGAACTTAATTGTACCGTCTTATTACACCCTACATTCTGTATCTTACAGGACATCAGAACGGGGGAGATAGTTGGGCGTGGTACTGAACGGGATGGTCTATACTATGTGGATGAGGTCACTCAAGATTGTAGGATCATGCTAGCTCACGGGACTCCCGACAGACAAGCATGGTTGTGGCATAGACGTCTTGGTCATCCGTCTGCTGGATATTTACGCATTTTATTTCCTAATTTATTTTCTTCAAATAAAAGTATTgagtgtgaaacttgtattttggccaaaAGCCATCAAAACTCGTTTAAAACTAGTAATACAAAGACCGAACGTCCTTTTGCTTTAGTTCACTCCGATGTATGGGGACCCGCAAGGGTTAATGGGGGACACAATTTTcgatattttcttttatttattgatGATTGTACTCGTATGACTTGGACATATTTTTTAACTAACAAATCCGAAGTATTTGATAAATTTACTATTTTTTCAAACATGATTCAAACACAATTCCAAAGTAAAATACAAGTTTTAAGATCCGATAATGGTGGTGAATTTGTCAACAGTCAAATGCAACTCTTTTGTGAAGAAAGGGGTATTATTCATCAAACCACGTGTCCAcacacacctcaacaaaatggggtGGCTGAAAGAAAAAATCGTATTTTACTAGAAATAACCCGTGCTTTAATGATTGAATCTAATGTTCCAAGATCTTTTTGGCCTGAAGCTCTTGCCACTGCAACTTATCTTGTAAATAGACTCCCAACTAGAGCTTTAGAACTTAAGAACCCTCTTGAGGCCTTGACTAAATTTTATAAACCGCCATCTAATCTCACCCTAagacctcgaatatttgggtgcacGGTGTTTGTTCACATTCCTAAAATCGAACGAACCAAATTAGATGCGTGTGCTGAAAAATGTGTTTTTGTGGGATACGGGGTAAATCAAAAGGGGTATAGATGCTATAGTCCAAAAAGGAAACACATGTACACTACAATGAATTGTGATTTTTTGGAAACTGAATACTTCTATACCCAACACACAAGTCAGGGGGAGACAGACTTTGGTGACGCTGTGAGTTGGCTAGATATTCCATCATCTGAAGAAGTGACTCATCATACCACTCCACAAAGTCCTCCTCCAATCAGTACTACGGTTAATGATCTTCCCGACCATACAGAGGTAAATACCGAATCTCCTGATATTACTAATCATGAAAATTTAGAGGAGATTTTACAGGAAAATAGCGATCAAGTATATCCTGAAAATGAAACACAACAACAAGAACCGGAACGATATGTTCTTCCTCCAAGAATCAACCGAGGAATTCCTCCCAGGAGATACTCTCCTGAGAGAACTGTATCAAAATCAAGATATCCAATGGCAAATATTGCTAGAGGAAATCTATCAAAAGAAGCAACAAAGTTCACTTCCGCATTATACTCTGAAGAAATTCCAACAACGGTTGAACAAGCTCTAAAATCAACACACTGGAGGAAAGCAATGGAAGATGAAATGGAGGCTCTCAAGGTAAATAATACTTGGAAAAAATGTGTTCTTCCAGAATCAAAGAAACCAGTAGGATGTAGATGGGTATTCACAATCAAACACAAAGCCGATGGATCTGTCGAAAGATATAAAGCACGGCTTGTTGCCAAAGGGTACACTCAAACCTATGGCGTTGATTACTCAGAAACTTTCTCACCGGTTGCAAAAATTGATACTATTAGAATTCTTTTCTCCGTTGCCGCAAACAAAGactggccacttcaccaatttgatgttaAAAATGCTTTCCTACATGGAGAACtcaaagaagaagtctatatggaaggtCCTCCCGGTTTCACATCAGAATTCAAAGAAAGGGAAGTTTGTCATCTTAAAAAATCTCTTTATGGTTTAAAACAATCCCCTCGGGCTTGGTTTGGGCGTTTTACTATTGCTATGAAAAATTACGGTTTTAAACAAAGTAATTCCGACCatactttatttttaaaaaaaagagGAAACCTTATCACGTGTCTCATTATTTATGTTGACGACATGATTATCACAGGAAATGATCAAGAGGAAATTACAAACTTAAAAGCTAACctttttaaagaatttgaaatgaaagatctcggaggtCTTAAATACTTTCTGGGAATCGAAGTTTTACGTTCAAAAAGGGGAATTTTTATATGTCAAAAGAAATATATACTTGATCTTCTTGCAGAAACAGGAATGGTCGACTGCAAACCCGCGGATACTCCTATGATTCCAAACCTCAGGTTATATATAGAGGATGATGCCAAAGCAGCAGATCGAATTCAATACCAAAGGATCGTGGGAAAACTTATCTACCTAGCTCACACTCGTCCAGATATATCACATGCTGTTGGAGTTgttagtcaattcatgcatcaaccacaacAACACCATATGGATGCAGTATGGAGGATTATCAAATATCTAAAAGGCACTGCAGAAGATGGAGTCCTGTTCGAGAAAAACAATCATCTAGAAGCACAAATATTCACCGATGCGGGTTACGGAGGAGAAAAGGGAGATAGAAAATCAACATCCGGATACTTTGCCTTTGTTGGAGGGAATTTGGTTACTTGGAGaagcaagaaacaaaaggttgttgcCCTGTCTAGTGCTGAAGCTGAATTTCGGGGAATTTCACGAGGTGTAACCGAGGCTTTATGGATCAAGAAACTTTTGACGGAAATTGGTTTTCCTCCTAATACCTCGATCAAGATCATGTGTGACAACGAAGCGGCAATTGCAATttcagaaaatccagttcaacacGATCGAACCAAACATATAGAAATTGACAGACACTTCATTAAAGAAAAATTAGAAGCCGAAATCATATCTTTACCTCACGTCCGATCAGAAGACCAACTAGCAGATATCTTAACCAAGTCCGTCAACGGAAGACTTTTCAAAGGAATACTCTCCAAGTTGAACATcggaaaccccactattcaacttgcaGGGGAGTGTTAGAAATAAAAAGACAGCAATATTAACTTTTACAAAAAGGGAAACATACCTTTATTTTTTCCATGATATTGTCATATAGCCGTTAGGCTATTCTCTGTATAAGTTCAGCTTTCATCTTCCAAATGTAAAAAAACTCAATTAAGTGAAAATATTCAATACTCaagcaaaatacaattacaattctTATTTTAACATAGGTAATAACAACTACGAAGAAGATGACCAAATGAAATTCATGAATTCTCTACAGAATTGCAGCAAATTAAAGACGTTGGACCTTCGTTATTGCAATCTTCAAGGAGTACTTCCTAGATCAATTGGGAACTTTTCGCAACAACTCAAATTTCTAGCTTTACTAGGGAATCGGTTATATGGGAACCTTCCTCCTAGTTTAGGTAATCTAGTTAGCATGAGCACTTTGGACTTGAATAAAAATAGATTCACAGGACAAATTCCCTCTACCGTTGGTAGGCTTCATAGTCTACAAGTTCTTAGTTTATTTCGAAACCAACTTTCAGGATCGATTCCAGATTCCGTTGGGAACTTATCTATGATTATCTCACTTAATCTGGATTCCAATAGATTAGAAGGGCGTGTCCCGTCAAGCCTAGGAAACTGTCATAATCTACTTCAGTTGTACCTTGGTAACAATAAACTCAACGGTGAAATACCTAAAACGCTTCTTCAACTACCATCTTTATCTATATCATTAAATTTATCTCATAATCTGTTGTTAGGTTCAATTCCATATGAGGTTGGAGACCTCAAGAGGTTGAATTATTTGGATTTATCTTATAATAATTTATCAGGTGACATTCCTAGTACCCTTGGTAGTTGCACTGCCCTTATGTTCTTATATCTACAAGGTAACTTACTTCAAGGCACATTATCTCCTTGGTTAAGTTCCTTAAGAGGATTGCAAGTTATTGATCTTTCTCAAAATAATTTATCAGGACAAATTCCATTATTCCTAGAAGGGTTTTCTTTTGAATTTGTAAACATGTCTGATAATTATTT
This genomic stretch from Rutidosis leptorrhynchoides isolate AG116_Rl617_1_P2 chromosome 11, CSIRO_AGI_Rlap_v1, whole genome shotgun sequence harbors:
- the LOC139874927 gene encoding LRR receptor-like serine/threonine-protein kinase EFR, producing the protein MELRQPKTCSLVLAFLLYSLLILIPTTYTSVSATYSGNETDRLALLSFKSMITHDPYGVLSSWNASSDFCDWIGITCGKRHRRLTIIQLVSQGLEGSLSPHVGNLSFLHELELLNNSFQGIIPHELGHLTRLRYLSLVHNNFNGVIPTNLSRCSNLFYLNLGDNHLIGNIPKEISLLSKLKYLYMYSTNLTGGIPSFLGNLTSMELFSVTKTPLGGNIPDTFGSWKRLVGFFAGGCQLVGTIPRSIYNLSLLTNLSLSGNQLTGNLPLEIGTRLPNLKFLQLRNNQLSGILPPSISNCSNLQILEMSDNKFNGKLIIDFAKLSDLKTILIGNNNYEEDDQMKFMNSLQNCSKLKTLDLRYCNLQGVLPRSIGNFSQQLKFLALLGNRLYGNLPPSLGNLVSMSTLDLNKNRFTGQIPSTVGRLHSLQVLSLFRNQLSGSIPDSVGNLSMIISLNLDSNRLEGRVPSSLGNCHNLLQLYLGNNKLNGEIPKTLLQLPSLSISLNLSHNLLLGSIPYEVGDLKRLNYLDLSYNNLSGDIPSTLGSCTALMFLYLQGNLLQGTLSPWLSSLRGLQVIDLSQNNLSGQIPLFLEGFSFEFVNMSDNYFEGEVPTNGTFSNAGAFSIKGNTRVCGGLVELGLPKCRETNKHARKFSLFVIVILAASSFTFIIILCIVYILRKNKSNLRVSSSSMNGQLSRVSYNQLLKATSGFSISNLIGEGGYSSVYKGIIENDDRFVAIKVLHLQVRGAYISFTRECEAWRSIRHRNLLKIITSCSGVDFRGNDFKALVYEFMPNGSLYDWLHSSASTSRLNLIQRIKVLIDVASALDYLHNECPKTIVHCDLKSSNVLLDDDMVAHVGDFGLARFIGEDSYQNNSTGFKGTIGYAPPEYGLGSEMTSSGDVYSFGILLLELMTGKKPTDDMFNEDFSLHKYVDMALPYHVVDVIDNDIIVTQSTEVNALKVEECLVSTMKIGVTCSMDFPPQRMNIKDVVQELQCILDTLQKIRGNLLSPFINTATKSPS